CGTTACACGGTTAAATCAGCGGTTTTTGGCACAGAATAATTGTGACAAATTTAATAACAATATCGGAATTTTGAACAAAAATTGAACAACCTTAAAATTAGCTAAAGTGCGCCACTACAGTGATCTTTATCATACCCTTAGGGAGTTGTAACAATTTGATCACACATATTTAACTTGTTCGCCATTTTTAAGGTCTATTTTATATAATTATACAAAATATGTATTTTGCATTATGGGTAAGTAGTTCTTACTATAGATACAGATCAATGTACTTCCGTTAATGAACGGCGAATGAAAAGTAGTATTGAAGGAAGGAGTTCTATATGAAAAAAAAGGGACCGTTATACGCTCTGTTTCTAAGCCTGATCCTTCTCCTGCCGGGATGCAGCTCAATCGCTGTTCTGAACCCGAAGGGGCCGTCTGCCAGAACGTTATCTGACACCATTATCCTCTCAATTATTGTAATGCTTGGTGTTCTGGCAGTTGTCTACATCCTATACATCTTTGTATTGGTGAAATACCGTGCGAAGAAGAGTAATGAGGGTTACATTCCAAAGCACGAGGAAGGCAATGTAGTCCTTGAGGCGATCTGGATTATTATCCCGATCATTATCGTAGCCTTCCTGTCTGTTGTAACCGTCAAGACGACAAACGAAGTGGAGAATGTGGCTGCGGATTATAAAGATCAGACTCCGCTGGTCATCTATGCGTCCTCCTCCAACTGGAAATGGCATTTCAGTTATCCGGAAGAAGGCATTGAAACAGTTAACTACGTGAATATGCCGGTACACCGTGCAGTTGAATTCAGAATGTACTCATTCGGCACCATTACCAGTCTCTGGATTCCACAGCTTGCCGGTCAAAAGTACGCCATGAGCGACATGCTGACAACGCTTCATCTCTCCGCTGATACAGAAGGCTCTTATATCGGAAAGAATGCTAACTTCAGCGGTAAAGGCTTCGCCCACATGGAATTCGAAGCCCTTGTCCTGAGCAACAAGGGTTACGAGGACTGGGTGAAGGAAGTGAAGGAAACCGCACCTAAGCTGACTGAGGAAGAATTCAAGGGCCTGCTGGCCACGGATTACCTCGGACGCAAAACGTATTCCTCCACCCATCTGGAGTTCAGTCCGCCTCCTGGAGACCACGGCGAGCATATGAGCGGCGGCGGCAAAGAGATGGATATGGACAACGGCAATCAGGAGCACCAGGATAACAAGGAAATTCATCCGTCTCCCGAGCCGTCCAGCGGCACAGAATTTGACAGCAAGCCTGATCCGGAAGTCGATCAGCCGCTGCCAAGCTCCCCTGTGGATGAAAGCACACATGAAGGACACTAGCTCTCTGAAGAGCTTAATGCAACACACTGAAAGGAGCTACCCTAATGGATTTGGACAAATTTAAGGTTCACGGCGAACCCTTGATATACGGGGCCATGATCAGTATTGCACTGGCAACCATCGGGATTCTCGTAGGGCTTACCTATTTCAAGAAATGGGGCTATCTGTGGCGCGAATGGCTGACCACGGTTGACCACAAAAAAATCGGGATCATGTACATCCTCGCGGCGCTGCTGATGCTGTTCCGCGGCGGTGTAGATGCGATGATGATGCGTCTGCAGACGGCTGCGCCGGAAATGAAATTCCTCGATGCGCAGCATTACAATGAGGTCTTCACCACCCATGGTCTGATCATGATTCTCTTCATGGCCATGCCGTTCATCATCGGTCTGATGAACGTAATCATTCCGCTGCAGATCGGCGCACGGGACGTTGCCTTCCCGCGGCTGAACGCCGTCAGCTTCTGGCTCTTCTTCATGGGCGCCATGCTGCTGAACATTTCCTTCGTCATCGGCGGCTCGCCGGATGCAGGCTGGTCAGCTTACTTCCCGCTGGCGAGTCTTGAATTCAGCCCGACCGTAGGGAACAACTACTACTCTCTGGCTCTGCAAATATCCGGTATCGGTACGCTGATCACCGGGGTTAACTTTATTGTAACGATTCTTAAGATGCGTGCACCAGGCATGACGCTGATGAAGATGCCGATGTTCACCTGGTCCGTACTGATCACCAACGTTATTATTGTCTTCGCCTTCCCGGTTCTGACCGTAGCGCTGGCGATGATGATGTTCGACCGCCTCTTCGGCTCCCAGTTCTTCACGATGGCCAACGGCGGGATGGATATGCTTTGGGCCAACCTGTTCTGGGTCTGGGGACATCCGGAGGTCTATATCGTAATCCTTCCGGCCTTCGGTATTTATAGTGAGATTATCGCTACCTTCTCGAAGAAGAACCTGTACGGCTATACCTCCATGGTATTCAGTATGCTGATCATCTCGCTCTTGTCCTTCCTCGTATGGGCGCACCATTTCTATACGATGGGTCAAGGTGCCATGGTCAACAGCTTCTTCTCGATTACAACGATGGCCATAGCAGTACCTACCGGGGTCAAAATATTCAACTGGCTATTCACCCTGCGAAAGGGCAGGATTACCTTCACGACCCCGATGCTGTATACATTGGCCTTTATCCCGATCTTTACGATCGGGGGGGTAACGGGCGTCATGCTGGCGATGGCCAGCGCCGATTACCAGTATCACAACACGATGTTCCTGGTTGCGCATTTCCACTACGTGCTGATTCCGGGCGCTGTGTTCGCCGTTATCGCCGGGTTCCACTATTGGTTCCCTAAAGTGTTCGGCTTCCGCCTGAACGAACGGCTGGGCAAGCATGCCTTCTGGTGGATCATCATTTCCTTTAACGTTACCTTCTTCCCAATGTTCTTCCTGGGACTGATGGGAATGACACGCCGTCTGTATACCTACTCTAAGGAATCAGGCTTCGGTCCGCTCAATATGCTAAGCTTCGTCGGGGCTGTCGGGCTCGCCATCGGCTTCGTGATCCTGGTCTACAATATTTACTGGAGTACCCGCTACATGCCAAGAGATACAACCAACGATCCTTGGGATGGCCGGACGCTCGAATGGGCTACGCACAGCCCAATCCCGCTCTACAACTTTGCGATTGTGCCTAAGGTTGAGACGCGTGATGCTCTATGGTCTGCGAAGCAGGAGAATATCCCGCTGTATACAGACACCAAATACACCAAGATTCATATGCCAAGCAATACCGGCAAGCCGTTCATACTCGGTGTAGTCTTCTTCTTCCTTGGCTTCTTCCTGGTATTCAGCATGTGGATTCCGGCGATTGTCGCAGGGATTGGAATCCTGGTCGTGCTGGCCTTCATGTCCTTCGATAAGGACCAGGGCTACTACATTCCTGTAGAAGAGGTTATAGCTACAGAAAAGAAACTGATGCGGGGTGAGACTGTATGAAAATAGATGCGTCCAAGCCGCTCGAATATTCAACGGAAGAGAACAGTAACAAGATCTTCGGCTTCTGGGTCTTTCTCGGAGCCGAAATCCCTCTCTTCGCTACGCTATTCACTGTATATTTCGTAATGGTTAACCGCTATGCCAGCGGACCGAGCGGCAGCGAGCTGTTCGAGATCGGCCCGGTGCTGATGGAGACCTTCCTCCTGCTGTCGAGTTCCTTCACCATCGGCCTTGCTGTCCATGCTATGCGGCACGGCTACAAGAAAGCCATGATGGTCTTCATGGCGATTACGCTGGTGATGGGTCTGGCTTTTGTCGGTATCGAAATCGACGAGTTCTTCACTTACGTGCATGAAGGAGCTACGCTGCAGACCAGCGGCTTCCTCTCCAGTCTGTTCATACTACTGGGAACGCATGGTCTTCACGTCAGCTTCGGTCTGCTGTGGGGAATTGGTATTATGATTCAGCTGTGGAAGCGCGGCAT
The sequence above is a segment of the Paenibacillus sp. FSL R7-0204 genome. Coding sequences within it:
- the qoxB gene encoding cytochrome aa3 quinol oxidase subunit I, coding for MDLDKFKVHGEPLIYGAMISIALATIGILVGLTYFKKWGYLWREWLTTVDHKKIGIMYILAALLMLFRGGVDAMMMRLQTAAPEMKFLDAQHYNEVFTTHGLIMILFMAMPFIIGLMNVIIPLQIGARDVAFPRLNAVSFWLFFMGAMLLNISFVIGGSPDAGWSAYFPLASLEFSPTVGNNYYSLALQISGIGTLITGVNFIVTILKMRAPGMTLMKMPMFTWSVLITNVIIVFAFPVLTVALAMMMFDRLFGSQFFTMANGGMDMLWANLFWVWGHPEVYIVILPAFGIYSEIIATFSKKNLYGYTSMVFSMLIISLLSFLVWAHHFYTMGQGAMVNSFFSITTMAIAVPTGVKIFNWLFTLRKGRITFTTPMLYTLAFIPIFTIGGVTGVMLAMASADYQYHNTMFLVAHFHYVLIPGAVFAVIAGFHYWFPKVFGFRLNERLGKHAFWWIIISFNVTFFPMFFLGLMGMTRRLYTYSKESGFGPLNMLSFVGAVGLAIGFVILVYNIYWSTRYMPRDTTNDPWDGRTLEWATHSPIPLYNFAIVPKVETRDALWSAKQENIPLYTDTKYTKIHMPSNTGKPFILGVVFFFLGFFLVFSMWIPAIVAGIGILVVLAFMSFDKDQGYYIPVEEVIATEKKLMRGETV
- the qoxA gene encoding cytochrome aa3 quinol oxidase subunit II, giving the protein MKKKGPLYALFLSLILLLPGCSSIAVLNPKGPSARTLSDTIILSIIVMLGVLAVVYILYIFVLVKYRAKKSNEGYIPKHEEGNVVLEAIWIIIPIIIVAFLSVVTVKTTNEVENVAADYKDQTPLVIYASSSNWKWHFSYPEEGIETVNYVNMPVHRAVEFRMYSFGTITSLWIPQLAGQKYAMSDMLTTLHLSADTEGSYIGKNANFSGKGFAHMEFEALVLSNKGYEDWVKEVKETAPKLTEEEFKGLLATDYLGRKTYSSTHLEFSPPPGDHGEHMSGGGKEMDMDNGNQEHQDNKEIHPSPEPSSGTEFDSKPDPEVDQPLPSSPVDESTHEGH
- the qoxC gene encoding cytochrome aa3 quinol oxidase subunit III; translation: MKIDASKPLEYSTEENSNKIFGFWVFLGAEIPLFATLFTVYFVMVNRYASGPSGSELFEIGPVLMETFLLLSSSFTIGLAVHAMRHGYKKAMMVFMAITLVMGLAFVGIEIDEFFTYVHEGATLQTSGFLSSLFILLGTHGLHVSFGLLWGIGIMIQLWKRGITPATANKTFIFSLFWHFLDVVWIFIFSFVYLKGLM